TCTGGAGTTCTGGTGTATCGTTGGCTTTATTTAACCCAAGTAATACAAAACTTGTAGATGAAGTCAATTTCCTACAAGATAAGTTTATAATAATGTATCATGGTGCATTCCAATCCAGTAGAGGTCTTCAATCAACTATTAGGGCGATAAAGCTTTTAGAGGACAGATATCCTGACATCTTGCTCTTTTTAATAGGAAAAGGCAATGCAACCGATAGATTATGTTCTTTAACAAAAGAGCTTGATTTGAAGAACAAAGTTCTTATACATGACTCAGTTCCCTATGAAAAGATGCCCTCTTACATTTCAATTTGCAATGTTGGTATTTTACCTCTCCCTGATTTAATAGAGTGGAGAGTCAGTGTTCCGTTGAAGTTAATGGAATATCTTGCAATGGAGAAACCTATTATTGCCACAGATATTGAGGCACATAGAGGGATACTCAATAGCTCAGCTTGTGGAATATTTATACACTCAAGCTCTCCCGAGTGTATAGCTGATGGAATTATAAAAGCTTATAAAATGAAAGATAAACTTAAAGAGATAGGTAAAGAAGGTAGAAAGATAGTCAAACGGAATTATACTTGGGATAGGCAGGCAGAAGCTCTAACCTTATTCCTAGATTCATTATAATTAATTTCTTTAAGAATAGAAACATTTTGCAATTGCATATAATTTTTTGTGCATACTTACTGCTATAGTCATGGATAGAGGAATAATAGAGAATGGTTAACATTATTATAATTTTGTTACTTTCTGTTCTTGGCATTATTTTTGTGGCTATTGTTATTAAGCACTGGGATTGGATGCCAGTAATATTGCTACCAATTTTGTGGTATATACCACGGCAGACAGCTACAGGTGGGTTATTGGAAAATTATTTACTACTTAGGTGGATTAGCGTTTTTATTATACCTTTAATTATCTACATTCAATTTGTAAAAATATGCATAAGGGCACAACCTATTGAACTAAGTAATATTGCATTGCCGTTAGGAGTATTCATAGGTTTCTCTGTTTTTTCAGGGATTGTCAATAACGCTAAACCTTTTGATATGTTAGTAAGTTTAGTGTTGCATATCAGGTATCCTTTGTTGTTCATCGTCCTTATTAATATGGATATACGAGAAGATGTTGTAAAAGTTTTTTATAGGTGCTTCATATTCCTTCTTGCTATACAAATTCCTGAATGTGTTTACCGGTATACCGTCTTAGGTATTTCTGGAGATTACCTTTCTTTCACATTGGGGCCATGGGGTCACTTTGACCTCGGTGTTTACGCAATCTATGCAATAGCCTTGCTTACTGCATCTGATGTTGTAAATGGAATTAAGATTAGCCATCTGATATTTTACGCTTTCTTATCTATACCACTATTATTTGGCGAAATCAAGGCGATGATTTACTCAGTCCCAATTGTTGTTATAATTACTATTTATGCTGCACTAAAGGCGAAAGCTGTCCAAAAGAGGTCAGATGCTATATTATTAATAGTATTTTTCTTAATTTTATTCTGCTTTATTTATGGGATATGGGATAGAATTTATTCAGATGGTGGTATGAACTTAATTGCACCGCTACGTTATTTTATAAAGATTTTAAGAAATCCAGCACTATTTCTTCAGACTAAGCGACTCCCATGGACTGTGTCGAGAATCTATGGCGGCGTATTTGTAATTCGTTATTTTTTGAAAGAGGGCTGGTCTTCACTATTATTTGGGACAGGTCCAGGAAGTATGCTTGCTGGTAGCTTTACAGGGACACCGGGGAAACTAGTATCTATACCATTGTATCTGAACCAAATATCTGCAATTTTGGGAGAAGTTGGTATAATTGGGCTAATTATTTACTACTGGATGTTATTAAGAGTATTACTTACGATAAAAAGGGTGAGTAGTTCTGTTGCAGATACTAATCTAAACATTTTTTCTTTAGGTTTAGTCGGTATGTGGATTTTCTATGCCGTTCTCGGTCCTTTCTATGATTTAGTTTGGCGACATGATTCGCCTAACTATATATTTTATTTTTTAACTGCAGTAGTATATAAACATTATATGTCAAAAATAAGCAGGAGTGAGCACTGATGAATATTTTAATTGTAAATACTTTCCATTATAATCGGGGTGGTGATTGTGTTTACACTTTTGAACTTTCACACTTGCTTCAAAAAATGGGTAGTCACAAGGTTATAGATTTTGCTATGCGTCACCCTCTAAATGTTTCAAGTGAATACTCTAAATTCTTTGTACCTGAGATTGATTTACCTGAAGAACTTGCAAAGGGAGGATTACGGGCTGGGACTCGTGTT
This DNA window, taken from bacterium, encodes the following:
- a CDS encoding glycosyltransferase family 4 protein, producing the protein MKIIWINYKRLNEDLSKTSRIEMANALLKIGHCVSLVVPHTGKKLDFGLGQNMIYLPALPWKIACSFSFSISLFFYLIFSVFYRNPHIVLMDSFAFLPSLPFLILSKLRWIKTKFVLDVRTLPVETHTLRGWVKEQIHIIVLYGAKFLADGVTVISAFMKKYISNKYHIPKNKMGIWSSGVSLALFNPSNTKLVDEVNFLQDKFIIMYHGAFQSSRGLQSTIRAIKLLEDRYPDILLFLIGKGNATDRLCSLTKELDLKNKVLIHDSVPYEKMPSYISICNVGILPLPDLIEWRVSVPLKLMEYLAMEKPIIATDIEAHRGILNSSACGIFIHSSSPECIADGIIKAYKMKDKLKEIGKEGRKIVKRNYTWDRQAEALTLFLDSL